The following coding sequences are from one Campylobacter sp. RM16187 window:
- the aroA gene encoding 3-phosphoshikimate 1-carboxyvinyltransferase has product MKIFALKDRIEAKLEVIAADKSISHRCAIFSLLSDKPSTIKNYLKAEDTLNTLNIIKLLGAKVSEENGVMTIIPPQKLQEPHSVLECGNSGTAMRLLMGFLAATDGFFVLSGDQYLNRRPMARVGKPLISVGAKIDGVSNGDMAPLCIRGGKLEYFKFESKIASAQVKSALILAGLKSNGCVISEPELSRDHTERMLRGMGAELVRNNLEVKVSPMQSPLKPLEIFVPNDPSSAFFFAVAAAIIPNSHLILKNILLNKTRIEAYKILEKMGADIKFKETSSEYESIGDIEIKYSQLRAVEVDENISWLIDEIPALAIAFANAKGKSVIRNAKELRVKESDRISVVVEGLRKCGLEVSEFDDGFSVTGGELNSAIIDSHGDHRIAMSFAILGLKCGMVIEKSEFISTSFPNFSNILRELGASVED; this is encoded by the coding sequence ATGAAAATTTTTGCTTTAAAAGATAGGATTGAAGCGAAATTAGAGGTTATAGCGGCGGATAAATCGATATCTCATAGATGTGCCATATTTTCGCTATTAAGTGATAAGCCGTCCACAATAAAAAACTATCTAAAGGCTGAAGATACATTAAACACTTTAAATATAATTAAGCTTTTAGGTGCCAAAGTATCAGAAGAAAACGGAGTTATGACTATAATCCCACCTCAAAAACTGCAGGAGCCACACTCTGTGCTTGAGTGTGGAAATTCTGGAACTGCAATGAGGCTTCTTATGGGATTTTTGGCCGCGACTGACGGATTTTTTGTGCTAAGCGGAGATCAATATCTAAATCGCCGTCCGATGGCAAGGGTGGGAAAGCCATTAATAAGCGTTGGAGCCAAGATAGATGGTGTGAGCAATGGAGATATGGCTCCTCTTTGTATCAGGGGAGGCAAACTTGAGTATTTTAAATTTGAGAGTAAAATCGCTTCCGCTCAAGTTAAATCCGCACTTATTTTAGCAGGACTTAAATCAAATGGATGCGTGATAAGCGAGCCTGAACTAAGCCGTGATCATACAGAAAGAATGCTAAGAGGTATGGGGGCGGAGCTTGTAAGAAATAATCTTGAAGTTAAAGTATCTCCTATGCAATCGCCTCTTAAGCCGCTTGAAATTTTTGTGCCAAACGATCCTAGCTCGGCTTTCTTTTTCGCTGTTGCCGCAGCAATAATTCCAAATTCGCATTTAATTTTAAAAAATATTCTTTTAAATAAAACTCGTATAGAAGCCTATAAAATTTTAGAAAAAATGGGCGCTGATATTAAATTTAAAGAGACTTCAAGCGAATATGAAAGTATCGGAGATATAGAGATTAAATATTCTCAACTTAGAGCCGTGGAGGTAGATGAAAATATCTCTTGGCTTATTGATGAGATTCCTGCTCTAGCAATAGCTTTTGCAAATGCCAAAGGAAAGAGCGTAATAAGAAACGCAAAAGAGCTTCGTGTAAAAGAGAGCGATAGGATATCTGTTGTCGTAGAGGGTCTTAGAAAATGCGGTCTTGAAGTAAGTGAATTTGACGATGGGTTTAGCGTGACAGGAGGAGAGCTAAATAGCGCTATAATAGATAGTCACGGTGACCATAGGATAGCTATGAGCTTTGCGATTTTAGGATTAAAATGCGGCATGGTAATAGAAAAGAGTGAATTTATCTCTACTTCTTTCCCGAATTTTAGCAATATTTTAAGAGAGCTTGGGGCTAGCGTTGAAGATTGA
- the pheT gene encoding phenylalanine--tRNA ligase subunit beta: protein MMISRNWLNEWVDIANVDSERILKTLNSIGLEVDSFNSVRIPKNIVVGYVKSKDKHPDADKLSVCQVDVGSETLQIVCGAKNVEAGQFVPVALVGAVMPSGLEIKHAKLRGVESNGMICSSTELGLVKVNEGIMPLDESIGELSLGRELREYPLLNDAFVEIELTPNRGDCLSVYGIARDLSAALDLPLKDASKYDEAENLLGIGRILAIHAEENLKSSFQYRVFELKDTLNENLLMKIRLALIECTKEHCVERLLEYATHSTGVLFNAYDYDKLKKDEGRVVFDIDKDAHSASKIMVGGENLGVAGIYQSDAAKIDDNSKIIVIEASYTNPEIIATTIYEDKKMPRFDYVYRTLRGSEPNINFGADYLFKMLSGLKSASIYAGSQQSILQKEPRVVSFTMSEMNRMIGQEVLKNDVVKILKKLGFEVNFNVEKDSANVKVPHFRHDIINAQDVCEEIVRIIGIDNIASKPLKFSEQNRINDTFVDYKNALNLRRKAASSGFFESVHYVFDDLNELNELGFKPCKVEIANPISNELNTLRPTLVNHLLKSAERNIKNSKKSVKIFEFGSVFDENGSQSERFGFVASGLVREPSLLNSAKPSEIGFLSFASAVRNAIGEFELKPSKDINYLSEFEQAEIYRNGVKVGYIGRVNVVVENRFDLPKTYLCEVDFGKLKFSSVAVKTYSKFPAISRDLSLIVPDDMKFEVIKECINALKIGCLKEFLPVDIYRDKNLGSNSSLTVKFVFQDIEKTLEDEEIALIMDKILDSLKKNLNIGVR from the coding sequence CCTAAAAATATAGTAGTCGGATATGTAAAAAGCAAGGATAAGCATCCTGATGCCGATAAGTTAAGCGTGTGTCAAGTCGATGTCGGAAGCGAAACGCTTCAGATAGTCTGCGGTGCTAAAAACGTAGAGGCTGGGCAGTTTGTGCCGGTTGCTCTTGTGGGTGCGGTTATGCCAAGCGGACTTGAGATAAAGCACGCTAAGCTTCGCGGAGTCGAGTCTAACGGCATGATCTGCTCTTCAACCGAGCTTGGCCTAGTAAAAGTAAACGAGGGCATCATGCCTCTTGATGAGAGTATCGGAGAGCTTAGCTTAGGGCGCGAATTAAGAGAGTATCCTTTGTTAAATGACGCGTTTGTCGAGATAGAGCTAACGCCAAACAGAGGCGACTGCCTAAGCGTATATGGTATCGCAAGAGATCTTTCTGCCGCGCTTGATCTGCCTTTAAAAGATGCCAGCAAGTATGACGAGGCTGAAAATTTGCTTGGTATCGGGCGAATTTTAGCTATCCATGCGGAGGAAAATTTAAAAAGCAGCTTTCAGTATAGAGTTTTTGAACTAAAAGACACTCTCAATGAAAATTTGCTTATGAAGATTAGACTCGCCCTCATTGAATGCACTAAAGAGCACTGCGTGGAAAGACTTCTGGAATACGCTACACACTCGACCGGAGTGCTGTTTAACGCGTATGATTACGATAAGCTTAAAAAAGATGAAGGCAGGGTTGTATTTGATATAGATAAGGACGCACACTCTGCAAGCAAGATTATGGTAGGCGGCGAAAATTTAGGAGTGGCTGGAATTTATCAAAGCGATGCGGCTAAAATAGATGATAATAGTAAAATTATCGTTATAGAGGCAAGCTACACAAATCCTGAAATAATCGCTACTACGATATACGAAGATAAAAAAATGCCGCGCTTCGATTATGTTTATAGAACCTTAAGAGGGAGCGAGCCTAACATAAATTTTGGCGCAGATTATTTGTTTAAGATGCTTTCCGGACTAAAGAGCGCTTCGATATATGCGGGCTCTCAGCAGAGTATTTTGCAAAAAGAGCCACGAGTGGTTAGCTTTACTATGAGCGAAATGAATAGGATGATAGGGCAAGAGGTTTTGAAAAATGATGTCGTCAAAATCCTTAAAAAGCTTGGATTTGAGGTAAATTTCAATGTAGAAAAAGATAGTGCGAATGTCAAAGTTCCTCATTTTCGCCACGATATCATAAACGCTCAAGATGTATGCGAAGAGATCGTTAGAATCATAGGGATTGATAATATTGCTTCAAAACCGTTGAAATTTAGCGAACAAAATCGTATAAATGATACCTTTGTAGATTATAAAAATGCGTTAAATTTAAGACGCAAAGCGGCCAGTAGCGGCTTTTTTGAGTCTGTTCATTATGTATTTGATGATTTGAATGAGCTAAACGAGCTTGGCTTTAAACCTTGCAAAGTAGAGATCGCAAATCCTATAAGCAATGAGCTTAACACTCTTCGTCCGACTCTTGTAAATCATCTTTTGAAATCTGCAGAAAGAAATATTAAAAATTCAAAAAAATCGGTCAAAATTTTTGAATTCGGAAGTGTTTTTGATGAGAATGGAAGCCAAAGCGAGAGATTTGGGTTTGTAGCTAGTGGACTTGTGAGGGAGCCAAGTTTACTAAATTCAGCCAAGCCTTCTGAAATAGGCTTTTTAAGCTTTGCTTCTGCAGTTAGGAATGCGATCGGAGAATTTGAATTAAAGCCTAGTAAAGATATAAATTATCTAAGCGAATTTGAGCAGGCTGAAATTTATCGAAATGGTGTTAAAGTAGGCTATATAGGTAGAGTTAATGTGGTGGTTGAGAATAGATTTGATCTACCTAAAACCTATCTTTGCGAAGTTGATTTTGGTAAGCTTAAATTTAGTAGCGTTGCCGTAAAGACCTACTCTAAATTCCCGGCAATAAGCAGAGATTTGAGCCTGATTGTACCTGATGATATGAAATTTGAAGTCATAAAAGAGTGTATTAATGCTCTTAAAATAGGATGTTTGAAGGAATTTTTACCTGTTGATATATATAGAGATAAAAATTTAGGTTCAAATTCTAGTTTGACTGTGAAATTTGTTTTCCAAGATATAGAAAAAACGCTTGAAGATGAAGAGATAGCACTGATAATGGATAAAATTTTAGACAGTTTGAAGAAAAATTTAAATATCGGAGTAAGATGA